In Candidatus Thermoplasmatota archaeon, a single window of DNA contains:
- a CDS encoding PKD domain-containing protein yields MRARANVPQKVLIPIVLAVLAASPSVSSSFAAGGLPAIALEAESVTLGPHASRLGSLREGLFLGENVSHTGQKAPFGDEVASIAPARPAKRADPVEPEPVDPERLPPVTASTTPRRLHPPIVIADNAGFASPSSGVVRGRGTAVDPYVIEGWEIVGGENTTAIVVRNTTAHVIIRDLLIRSVHDRPTSAFFGFDLADVANLAFEGNIVLHTSHAGRVFARGDVVPANVRFEGNLVRDMFASPSSDLTNLRGCIWDIWQGGEWCTGVEVAGRGLVIAGNAFVDAPTRDAALYGSNVHGAHVRDNLFHRAGGIWLSGNGNLVENNTLEHTWARSGRSLSDGHITRFDWDIGVYPDARDYHGGIAVVGNDATIRANLLRSADGVFVGSDRYASLVRRALVEANVLERAGGVHVVWATDVEVLDNDIDGLGVWVFGAERVRIAANAVTTVADDGVLLYFSYRGHVENNTLVGDPLLGANWYGIRLLGWDGHGRFRPVVGHHVLADNLVTGFDRVALAVVAPEFEAGRFETVHDNLVVRNRFENSTWGYLFLGVARLTLRDNVAADVRYGIRFYPFYTDRNIDHDIDGSNVVNGRPLLFVTRASEVDVNGNLTQYHAVIVLRADRVAVRNQVMRDGGDRVFLYRVKDAVVERNVFGGNWNSVVATNSNLTVRSNTFEDDAQNGVSFFADWWPVRTIARAVIEDNLFTSRDAPGWYPTRTEGRDLGHAALEIIGADAPTIRNNLFENRHVGANLRVARAPVVEDNVFRGAGTAIKSIGSAYGLVRGNLIERAHMGIVDAGGIRDVVENNVVLDAKYGIASDGYRVTIRDNVVSFGEIGVYLGAYLNLASASGEVHRNLVVADHPTVFTGVGIYIDHTTYGEVIRVENNTAHVAQGFGLVDVRPECWTATPSFIARANRVEWSAVGLYLWCTKGDVAIPAKAYVVADNHVRGNMWGIYLEQLSTSSWSLDAKRNWWGSARGPTHPANPAGDGDAAGGTVAGTVAYDPWLEAPPARGVADLGLTLSGPSSATAGLPATFGVAAASAVERALLATGEGRLPRAYEGLPAAVAHTFATAGDRRVVAAAAAPGAHGLASLAVGVANPPPSVHPSVLGLAVAGRPAVLDARVSAVDAGYTASIRWTFPDGAVSTATAPAPAPSPAAREVTPLRAPVLSGPLARVAVFTEGPAADRVDEIAALGGAVRRVWTLVDGFSAVLPEDAVARLEAQDWVRAVVRDEPMELAALAAHRETRVREAADLGFLGRGVAVAVVDSGITDAHPDLEGQVLEGVDWSWNCDTAPPCPNADDELKHGTGVGGAIAGLGRLSNGAHAGVAPGAKLVDVKVIDRDPIARDAYVPTLDGLDWIAENHERLGIRVVYVGLVRSCQFDMCFPDHRANRQPIDAFGDFADALVERGLVVVLPAGNRGLWGRPDIAPDDPLAFDARNRITPPGNARLGITVGAVEDHGTPDWRDDTLASFSSRGGGLSRGKPDLVAPGVAVTAPVSFAGRHSASAFTGTSFAAAQVAGIAALLLEKDPSLDPAGVKDALLATARKLPSDPGPTPNAAFGWGLVDAVAALERVDGATPSRPVLTFPTPGRHALTVAVVDNLGRETVETVQVAVHGVIPSFTWSPATAGVGELVAFADRSVALEGAALSFAWEFGDGSTSAERNPTHAYAAPGLYRVNLTVTEADVGAWTYEAKVAVGSLVANAGPDRTVDRGRAAVFDASQSRGVNTAIKDYLWDFGDGTPVAKGRVVTHAFADLGVYRTTLTVRDAAGRTSSDTIEVTVVPPYGLRVETPTLPPGSAIVASPGETLRIPVTVTATGERDDNVSLHVLGLPSGWSASLDASPPIAIERGQSRVVNVSLKASSSASGPASVVAIVRATSENGATAASVAVRVEVPLVVTATLAKPRYGMAEAIHLRVQATWADGRPVAGVQAQAVVSWEPGLEGVTPGRKSPATRSATSSTGPDGTAILVLPPDLGPLHGPGRHDVSLTASLAARVGVRSLVYDVGVVA; encoded by the coding sequence TTGCGCGCACGAGCCAACGTCCCGCAGAAGGTCCTGATCCCGATCGTTCTCGCCGTGCTCGCGGCCTCCCCTTCCGTGAGCTCGTCGTTCGCGGCCGGCGGGCTTCCCGCGATCGCGCTGGAGGCCGAATCGGTCACGCTCGGTCCTCACGCGTCGAGGCTCGGCAGCCTCCGCGAGGGTCTCTTCCTGGGGGAGAACGTCTCCCACACGGGTCAGAAGGCCCCCTTCGGCGACGAAGTCGCCTCGATCGCCCCGGCCCGGCCCGCGAAGCGGGCGGATCCCGTCGAGCCGGAACCGGTCGACCCCGAACGCCTGCCGCCAGTTACCGCCTCCACCACCCCGCGGCGCCTCCATCCGCCCATCGTCATCGCGGACAACGCGGGGTTCGCGTCCCCCTCCTCGGGCGTCGTGCGGGGACGCGGCACCGCCGTCGACCCCTACGTCATCGAAGGGTGGGAGATCGTGGGCGGCGAGAACACGACCGCGATCGTGGTGCGCAACACCACGGCGCACGTGATCATCCGGGACCTCCTCATCCGCAGCGTCCACGATCGGCCCACGTCGGCCTTCTTCGGCTTCGACCTCGCCGACGTGGCGAACCTCGCCTTCGAGGGCAACATCGTGCTCCACACGAGCCACGCCGGCCGCGTGTTCGCCCGCGGGGACGTCGTTCCCGCGAACGTCCGTTTCGAGGGCAACCTCGTCCGCGACATGTTCGCGAGCCCGTCGAGCGACCTCACGAACCTCCGCGGGTGCATCTGGGACATCTGGCAGGGCGGCGAATGGTGCACGGGCGTGGAGGTCGCCGGGCGCGGGCTCGTCATCGCGGGTAACGCCTTCGTCGACGCGCCGACGCGCGACGCGGCGCTCTACGGATCGAACGTCCACGGCGCCCACGTCCGCGACAATCTCTTCCATCGGGCCGGGGGCATCTGGCTCAGCGGGAACGGCAACCTCGTCGAGAACAACACCCTGGAGCACACGTGGGCGCGGTCGGGACGGAGCCTTTCGGACGGCCACATCACGCGGTTCGACTGGGACATCGGGGTCTACCCGGACGCTCGCGATTACCACGGCGGCATCGCCGTCGTGGGGAACGACGCGACCATCCGCGCGAACCTGCTGCGCTCGGCGGACGGCGTGTTCGTCGGAAGCGACCGGTACGCTTCCCTCGTCCGCCGCGCCCTCGTCGAAGCGAACGTCCTCGAGCGCGCGGGAGGCGTCCACGTCGTCTGGGCGACGGACGTCGAGGTCCTCGACAACGACATCGACGGCCTCGGCGTCTGGGTCTTCGGCGCCGAGCGCGTCCGCATCGCCGCGAACGCGGTGACGACCGTCGCCGACGACGGCGTCCTCCTCTACTTCAGCTACCGCGGTCACGTCGAGAACAACACCCTCGTCGGGGACCCCCTCCTCGGCGCGAACTGGTACGGCATCCGCCTCCTTGGGTGGGATGGACACGGCCGCTTCCGTCCCGTCGTCGGGCATCACGTCCTCGCCGACAACCTCGTCACGGGCTTCGACCGCGTGGCGCTCGCCGTCGTCGCGCCCGAGTTCGAGGCCGGCCGCTTCGAGACCGTCCACGACAACCTCGTCGTGCGAAACCGCTTCGAGAACTCCACCTGGGGCTATCTCTTCCTCGGCGTCGCGCGCCTGACGCTTCGCGACAACGTCGCCGCGGACGTCCGCTACGGCATCCGGTTCTACCCGTTCTACACCGACCGCAACATCGACCACGACATCGACGGGAGCAACGTCGTCAACGGACGACCCCTCCTCTTCGTGACGCGCGCCTCGGAGGTCGACGTGAACGGCAACCTCACGCAGTACCACGCCGTCATCGTCCTGCGCGCCGACCGCGTCGCTGTGCGCAACCAGGTGATGCGCGACGGCGGCGACCGCGTCTTCCTTTACCGCGTCAAGGACGCGGTCGTCGAGCGCAACGTCTTCGGCGGCAACTGGAACAGCGTCGTCGCGACGAACTCCAACCTCACCGTGCGATCCAACACGTTCGAGGACGACGCGCAGAACGGCGTGAGCTTCTTCGCCGACTGGTGGCCCGTCCGCACGATCGCGCGCGCGGTCATCGAGGACAACCTGTTCACCTCGCGCGACGCGCCGGGCTGGTATCCCACGAGGACGGAGGGGCGGGACCTCGGGCACGCGGCGCTCGAGATCATCGGGGCCGACGCCCCGACGATCCGCAACAATCTCTTCGAGAACCGCCACGTCGGGGCGAACCTCCGCGTCGCTCGCGCGCCCGTCGTCGAGGACAACGTCTTCCGCGGCGCGGGGACCGCCATCAAGAGCATCGGCTCGGCCTACGGTCTCGTGCGCGGAAACCTCATCGAGCGCGCCCACATGGGCATCGTCGACGCGGGGGGCATCCGGGACGTTGTCGAAAACAACGTCGTCCTGGACGCGAAGTACGGCATCGCCTCGGACGGCTACCGCGTGACGATCCGGGACAACGTCGTCTCCTTCGGGGAGATCGGCGTCTATCTGGGCGCCTACCTCAACCTGGCCTCGGCCTCCGGGGAAGTCCACCGCAACCTCGTCGTGGCCGACCATCCGACCGTCTTCACCGGCGTCGGGATCTACATCGACCACACGACCTACGGCGAGGTCATCCGCGTCGAGAACAACACGGCGCACGTGGCGCAAGGGTTCGGCCTCGTCGACGTGAGGCCCGAATGCTGGACCGCGACGCCGAGCTTCATCGCGCGCGCGAACCGCGTCGAATGGAGCGCCGTGGGCCTGTACCTCTGGTGCACGAAGGGCGACGTCGCGATCCCCGCGAAGGCGTACGTCGTCGCGGACAACCACGTGCGCGGCAATATGTGGGGCATCTATCTCGAGCAGCTGTCGACCTCGTCGTGGTCGCTCGACGCGAAGCGGAACTGGTGGGGCAGCGCGCGCGGCCCGACCCATCCCGCGAACCCGGCGGGCGACGGCGACGCGGCGGGCGGGACCGTCGCCGGCACCGTCGCGTACGACCCCTGGCTCGAGGCGCCGCCCGCCCGCGGCGTCGCGGACCTCGGCCTCACGCTCTCGGGGCCTTCCTCCGCGACCGCGGGCCTGCCCGCGACCTTCGGGGTCGCCGCAGCTTCCGCCGTCGAGCGCGCGCTCCTCGCCACGGGCGAGGGCCGGCTCCCGCGCGCCTACGAGGGTCTTCCCGCCGCGGTCGCGCACACGTTCGCCACGGCGGGCGACCGTCGCGTCGTCGCGGCGGCCGCGGCCCCCGGCGCCCACGGCCTGGCTTCGCTCGCGGTCGGCGTGGCGAACCCTCCCCCCTCGGTCCACCCCTCCGTCCTGGGCCTCGCCGTCGCCGGCCGACCCGCCGTCCTCGACGCCCGCGTCTCGGCCGTGGACGCCGGGTACACCGCCTCGATCCGTTGGACGTTCCCGGACGGCGCCGTGTCGACGGCCACGGCGCCGGCGCCCGCCCCGTCGCCCGCCGCCCGCGAGGTAACGCCCCTGCGGGCGCCCGTCCTCTCCGGGCCCCTCGCGCGCGTCGCCGTCTTCACTGAGGGCCCCGCCGCGGACCGCGTCGACGAGATCGCCGCGCTCGGCGGCGCGGTCCGACGCGTCTGGACGCTCGTCGACGGGTTCTCGGCCGTCCTCCCGGAGGACGCCGTCGCGCGCCTCGAAGCGCAGGACTGGGTCCGCGCGGTCGTCCGCGACGAGCCCATGGAGCTCGCCGCCCTCGCGGCCCACCGCGAGACGCGCGTGCGCGAAGCCGCCGACCTCGGCTTCCTCGGCCGCGGCGTCGCGGTCGCGGTGGTCGACTCCGGCATCACGGACGCGCACCCCGACCTCGAAGGCCAGGTCCTCGAAGGGGTCGACTGGAGCTGGAACTGCGACACCGCGCCGCCGTGCCCGAACGCGGACGACGAGCTCAAGCACGGTACCGGCGTCGGGGGCGCGATCGCGGGGCTCGGCCGCCTCTCGAACGGGGCCCACGCGGGCGTCGCCCCCGGCGCGAAGCTCGTCGACGTGAAGGTCATCGACCGGGACCCGATCGCCCGCGACGCGTACGTGCCGACGCTCGATGGCCTCGACTGGATCGCCGAGAACCACGAACGCCTCGGGATCCGCGTGGTCTACGTCGGCCTCGTCCGCTCGTGCCAGTTCGACATGTGCTTCCCCGACCACCGCGCGAACCGGCAGCCGATCGACGCCTTCGGCGACTTCGCCGACGCGCTCGTCGAGCGGGGCCTCGTCGTCGTCCTCCCCGCCGGGAACCGCGGGCTCTGGGGCCGCCCGGACATCGCGCCCGACGACCCGCTCGCCTTCGACGCGCGCAACCGCATCACGCCTCCCGGCAACGCCCGCCTCGGGATCACCGTCGGGGCCGTCGAGGACCACGGCACCCCCGATTGGAGGGACGACACGCTCGCGTCGTTCTCCTCCCGCGGCGGCGGGCTTTCCCGCGGGAAGCCCGATCTCGTCGCGCCCGGGGTCGCCGTGACGGCGCCCGTGTCGTTCGCCGGGCGCCACAGCGCGTCGGCCTTCACGGGCACCTCGTTCGCGGCCGCCCAGGTCGCCGGGATCGCGGCCCTGCTCCTCGAGAAGGACCCCTCGCTCGATCCCGCCGGCGTGAAGGACGCGCTCCTTGCGACGGCCCGCAAGCTCCCGTCGGACCCGGGACCCACGCCGAACGCCGCCTTCGGATGGGGCCTCGTCGACGCCGTCGCCGCCCTCGAGCGCGTCGACGGCGCGACCCCGTCGCGGCCCGTGCTCACGTTCCCGACGCCGGGCCGCCACGCCCTCACGGTCGCGGTCGTCGACAACCTCGGTCGGGAAACGGTCGAGACGGTGCAGGTCGCGGTCCACGGCGTCATCCCCAGCTTCACGTGGTCGCCCGCGACCGCGGGCGTGGGCGAGCTAGTCGCCTTCGCGGACCGCTCCGTCGCCCTCGAGGGCGCCGCGCTCTCCTTCGCGTGGGAGTTCGGCGACGGGTCGACGAGCGCCGAGCGCAACCCGACGCACGCCTACGCCGCGCCAGGCCTCTACCGCGTGAACCTGACCGTCACCGAAGCGGACGTCGGAGCGTGGACCTACGAAGCGAAGGTCGCCGTCGGCAGCCTCGTCGCGAACGCCGGCCCCGACCGGACGGTGGACCGCGGCCGCGCCGCCGTCTTCGACGCGTCCCAAAGCCGCGGCGTCAACACCGCGATCAAGGACTATCTCTGGGACTTCGGCGACGGGACGCCCGTCGCGAAGGGCCGGGTCGTGACGCACGCCTTCGCCGACCTGGGCGTCTACCGCACGACCCTCACCGTCCGGGACGCGGCGGGCCGGACGTCGTCGGACACGATCGAGGTCACGGTCGTCCCGCCGTACGGCCTCCGCGTCGAGACACCGACCCTCCCGCCGGGATCCGCGATCGTCGCGAGCCCGGGCGAGACGCTCCGCATCCCCGTCACGGTCACCGCGACCGGGGAGCGCGACGACAACGTCTCGCTCCACGTGCTCGGCCTTCCCTCGGGGTGGAGCGCGAGCCTCGACGCGAGCCCGCCGATCGCCATCGAACGGGGCCAGTCCCGCGTCGTAAACGTCTCGCTCAAGGCCTCCTCGAGCGCAAGCGGTCCCGCGAGCGTCGTGGCCATCGTCCGCGCGACGAGCGAGAACGGGGCCACCGCGGCCTCGGTCGCCGTACGCGTCGAGGTGCCCCTCGTCGTGACCGCGACCCTCGCGAAGCCGCGCTACGGCATGGCGGAAGCCATCCATCTCCGCGTGCAGGCGACGTGGGCCGACGGACGGCCCGTCGCGGGCGTCCAGGCCCAGGCCGTCGTCTCGTGGGAACCCGGCCTCGAGGGCGTCACGCCCGGCCGCAAGAGCCCCGCGACGCGCAGCGCCACGTCCTCCACCGGACCGGACGGAACCGCCATCCTCGTCCTTCCGCCGGACCTCGGGCCCCTCCACGGTCCCGGCCGTCACGACGTGTCGCTGACGGCCTCCCTCGCGGCCCGCGTCGGTGTGCGTTCGCTCGTCTACGACGTGGGGGTGGTCGCCTGA
- the asd gene encoding aspartate-semialdehyde dehydrogenase — protein MTKRVKVAVLGATGAVGQRFIELLENHPVFQVSELVASERSASKTYGEAANWILASPMPKAARDREVRLATDDLDADVCFSAIPSGIAGKVETDLAARGYKVFSNAKDHRMDADVPLIIPEVNPEHAALVERQRTDGFIVTNGNCVGIPLTMALKPLHDKWGVERVNVVSFQAVSGAGYPGVPSLDILGNVIPYIGNEEEKVETEPLKMLGKLGSRGVVPAPIAISATCVRVPVEEGHSLAAHVQLKKKAKSEDVAALMAAWRGRPQELKLPSAPRSPLVVRFEANRPQPRRDILEGNGMAVSVGRVRADPLASVKFFLTSANTIRGAAGCSILNAELFHAEGRL, from the coding sequence ATGACAAAGCGCGTGAAGGTCGCCGTGCTCGGCGCGACGGGCGCCGTGGGCCAGAGATTCATCGAGCTCCTCGAGAACCACCCGGTCTTCCAGGTGTCGGAGCTCGTCGCGAGCGAGCGCTCGGCGTCCAAGACGTACGGGGAGGCCGCGAACTGGATCCTCGCGTCCCCGATGCCCAAGGCCGCGCGCGACCGCGAGGTGCGGCTTGCGACGGACGACCTCGACGCGGACGTGTGCTTCAGCGCCATCCCGTCCGGGATCGCGGGCAAGGTCGAGACCGATCTCGCCGCGCGCGGCTACAAGGTCTTCTCGAACGCCAAGGACCACCGCATGGACGCGGATGTCCCCCTCATCATCCCCGAGGTCAATCCGGAGCACGCGGCGCTCGTCGAGCGCCAGCGCACGGACGGTTTCATCGTCACGAACGGGAACTGCGTCGGCATCCCGCTCACGATGGCGCTGAAGCCCCTCCACGACAAGTGGGGCGTCGAGCGCGTGAACGTCGTGAGCTTCCAGGCCGTCTCGGGCGCCGGCTATCCCGGGGTCCCGAGCCTCGACATCCTCGGCAACGTCATCCCGTACATCGGCAACGAGGAGGAGAAGGTCGAGACCGAGCCGCTCAAGATGCTTGGCAAGCTCGGGTCGCGCGGCGTCGTCCCGGCCCCCATCGCGATCAGCGCGACGTGCGTCCGGGTTCCGGTCGAGGAGGGTCACTCCCTCGCGGCCCATGTGCAGCTCAAGAAGAAGGCGAAGAGCGAGGACGTCGCCGCCCTGATGGCCGCCTGGCGAGGCCGACCCCAGGAGCTGAAGCTCCCCAGCGCGCCGAGATCGCCGCTCGTCGTGCGCTTCGAGGCGAACCGTCCGCAGCCCCGGCGGGACATCCTTGAAGGCAACGGCATGGCCGTGAGCGTGGGGCGCGTCCGTGCCGATCCGCTCGCGAGCGTGAAATTCTTCCTGACGAGCGCGAACACGATCCGCGGCGCCGCGGGGTGCAGCATCCTGAACGCGGAGCTCTTCCACGCCGAAGGCCGCCTCTGA
- a CDS encoding S8 family serine peptidase has translation MRFVVEDVHARWIEAIPNDPRYAEQYGPQQIRAPEAWDATVGSTTRNVCIVDTGMRATHEDLAGARYLGGRDFVNLDDDPRDDNGHGTHVAGIAAATTGNGKGIAGVAQVGVLAAKVLDATGQGWASDIASGITWCADNDGHVVSLSLGGPTAFLPMQMAVDYAWHQGSLVVASAGNDGPCSNCIGYPARYANAIAVTCTTRTLARCDFSSSGAEAWIAAPGDSVLSAWHVADDAYQSLSGTSMSAPHVSGAAALVWSALPALTNAGLKDLLRATASDLGTAGRDVQFGYGLLDVKRLLDAAVIPPPHRVVSAEDFDDGVADGWTLTGLWRVDDACATPPSLPNYLGYHRATACDYDVLNQRSFGDAEFTVDLTSAVAAALAFEHWWETETTPTLVAFDQMMVQANVAGSWTTIQSWDSRAPNPAGWQGVHLVLDAFAGKVVKLRFRFDSVNQENNLGRGWYVDNVRVIAPDNVPPVADAGPDVIVRDVDGTGGEPVHLDASASRDRDGSLVHHEWLDAAGTRIATGVRASPVLALGSHVVTLRVVDDKGAAATDTVRAVVLPNRPPVAYAGPDRVARDPDGDGLATFALDGRESVDPDGALALHEWRRAGSILATGATATVVLPVGVHEIVLRVIDAGGASAEDVAVLTVRANEPPQARFASDCGLDGCVFDAGASSDPDGAIVRAAWTFSDGATLEGFVVAHALSEGEHEVALVVTDDGGAESRHARTVRVAKHRLVDEDFDDGLAQGFVLDGLWRVADACGASRSAPSYLGYHRAAACDYDTGARTAGSATFAVDVPSGSVAALRFAHRWETERTSGGSFDRRLVQASLDNGATWQTLRAWDSRDANAPAWRDESVPLDAFAGRRVLLRLHFDSVEGSYNRHLGWHVDDLVVEAVPDTNLPPVALAGPDRVVAEADGDGRETVTLDGSASFDPDGVVVRHTWRLGGSVVASGPVAVLSLPLGTHAVELEVADDAGALALDAVVIEVVPEPSLVPSAGPDRRVDAGHLVTFDAAASRAIHTSISTYAWDWGDGTAGSTTRLAKHAFAAPGVYTVTLTIADASGRTATDAAVVTVTPRHGLALESPVLSGPGRLAATPGVATSVPVVVTATGETGDNVTLALVGLPSGWTGVLSSTQVGLEAGGSWQLQATIAPPSNPLLAASANPRVVALSENGVTVAVLTIAIDTPLTVSFFLDSERVRPLDDVHLRAVARWADGSIAKNVQVAGSVRWEGLPARSLPFSQATGADGTATIRLPGSLVETGLARAHGPGHHAVAVAAHLGARSLASALSFVVEA, from the coding sequence GTGCGCTTCGTGGTCGAGGACGTCCACGCCCGCTGGATCGAAGCGATCCCGAACGACCCGCGCTACGCCGAGCAGTACGGGCCCCAGCAGATCCGCGCCCCCGAGGCCTGGGACGCGACCGTCGGGTCGACGACGCGCAACGTCTGCATCGTGGACACCGGAATGCGCGCGACCCACGAGGATCTCGCGGGCGCGCGTTACCTCGGCGGTCGCGACTTCGTGAACCTCGACGACGATCCCCGCGACGACAACGGCCACGGCACGCACGTCGCCGGCATCGCGGCCGCGACGACGGGGAACGGCAAGGGCATCGCGGGCGTCGCGCAGGTGGGGGTTCTCGCGGCCAAGGTCCTCGACGCCACGGGCCAGGGCTGGGCGAGCGACATCGCAAGCGGCATCACCTGGTGCGCCGACAACGACGGGCACGTCGTGAGCCTGAGCCTTGGGGGTCCGACGGCGTTCCTCCCGATGCAGATGGCGGTCGACTACGCTTGGCACCAGGGCTCGCTCGTCGTCGCCTCCGCGGGCAACGACGGCCCCTGCTCGAACTGCATCGGATACCCGGCCCGATACGCGAATGCGATCGCCGTCACGTGCACGACGCGTACTCTCGCGCGTTGCGACTTCTCGTCCTCCGGGGCGGAAGCGTGGATCGCGGCGCCCGGCGATTCCGTCCTGAGCGCGTGGCACGTCGCCGACGACGCCTATCAGTCCCTCTCGGGAACGAGCATGAGCGCGCCGCACGTTTCGGGCGCGGCGGCCCTCGTGTGGAGCGCGCTGCCCGCGCTCACGAACGCGGGACTCAAGGACCTCCTCCGGGCCACCGCCTCCGACCTCGGCACCGCGGGCCGCGATGTCCAGTTCGGATACGGTCTCCTCGACGTGAAACGGCTCCTCGACGCCGCCGTCATCCCGCCTCCCCATCGCGTCGTGTCGGCGGAAGACTTCGACGACGGCGTCGCCGACGGATGGACGCTCACCGGCCTCTGGCGGGTGGACGACGCCTGCGCGACGCCGCCGTCTTTGCCGAACTACCTCGGCTACCACCGCGCCACCGCGTGCGACTACGACGTGCTGAACCAGCGCAGTTTCGGCGACGCCGAGTTCACGGTGGACCTCACGAGCGCGGTCGCCGCCGCGCTCGCGTTCGAGCACTGGTGGGAGACGGAGACCACGCCCACGCTCGTCGCCTTCGACCAGATGATGGTCCAGGCGAACGTCGCCGGATCCTGGACGACGATCCAATCATGGGACTCCCGCGCGCCGAACCCCGCGGGCTGGCAGGGGGTGCACCTCGTCCTCGACGCGTTTGCGGGCAAGGTCGTGAAGCTCCGCTTCCGCTTCGACAGCGTGAACCAGGAGAACAACCTCGGCCGCGGATGGTACGTGGACAACGTCCGCGTGATCGCGCCCGACAACGTGCCGCCCGTCGCCGACGCCGGTCCCGACGTCATCGTCCGGGACGTCGACGGAACGGGCGGGGAGCCGGTTCACCTCGACGCCTCCGCAAGCCGCGACCGCGACGGGAGCCTCGTTCATCACGAATGGCTCGACGCCGCGGGAACGCGGATCGCCACCGGCGTCCGCGCGTCGCCGGTGCTCGCCCTCGGGTCCCACGTCGTGACCTTGCGCGTCGTCGACGACAAGGGCGCCGCCGCGACGGACACCGTCCGCGCCGTCGTGCTTCCAAACCGTCCGCCCGTCGCGTACGCGGGGCCCGACCGCGTCGCCCGCGATCCCGACGGCGACGGCCTCGCGACCTTCGCGCTCGACGGACGCGAATCCGTCGATCCCGACGGGGCGCTCGCGCTCCACGAATGGCGACGTGCGGGCTCGATCCTCGCGACCGGCGCCACGGCCACGGTCGTCCTTCCGGTCGGCGTCCACGAGATCGTCCTCCGCGTCATCGATGCCGGGGGGGCCTCCGCCGAGGACGTCGCCGTCCTGACCGTGCGCGCGAACGAGCCGCCGCAGGCCCGCTTCGCGAGCGACTGCGGCCTCGACGGATGCGTCTTCGACGCGGGCGCTTCGAGCGACCCCGACGGCGCGATCGTCCGCGCCGCGTGGACCTTCTCCGACGGCGCGACGCTCGAGGGGTTCGTCGTCGCCCACGCGCTTTCCGAAGGAGAGCACGAGGTGGCGCTCGTCGTCACGGACGACGGCGGCGCCGAGTCCCGCCACGCGCGGACCGTGAGGGTCGCGAAGCATCGTCTCGTGGACGAGGACTTCGACGACGGTCTCGCGCAGGGCTTCGTCCTCGACGGCCTCTGGCGCGTCGCCGACGCTTGCGGCGCCTCGCGCTCGGCCCCCTCCTACCTCGGCTACCACCGCGCCGCGGCGTGCGACTACGACACGGGCGCGCGCACCGCGGGGTCGGCCACGTTCGCCGTGGACGTTCCGAGCGGCTCGGTCGCCGCCCTCCGCTTCGCCCACCGGTGGGAGACGGAGCGCACGAGCGGAGGCTCGTTCGATCGACGCCTCGTGCAGGCGAGCCTTGACAACGGGGCCACGTGGCAGACCCTGCGAGCGTGGGACAGCCGAGACGCGAACGCTCCAGCCTGGCGCGATGAATCCGTCCCGCTCGACGCCTTCGCCGGAAGGCGTGTGCTGCTGCGGCTGCACTTCGACAGCGTCGAAGGAAGCTACAACCGCCACCTCGGATGGCACGTCGACGACCTCGTCGTGGAGGCCGTGCCCGACACGAACCTGCCTCCCGTCGCCCTCGCGGGGCCCGACCGCGTCGTCGCGGAGGCGGACGGCGACGGACGCGAAACCGTCACGCTCGACGGCTCGGCCTCGTTCGATCCCGACGGGGTCGTCGTGCGCCACACCTGGAGGCTCGGCGGGTCCGTCGTCGCCTCCGGACCCGTCGCGGTCCTCTCGCTCCCGCTGGGAACCCACGCGGTCGAGCTCGAGGTCGCGGACGACGCCGGCGCGCTCGCGCTCGACGCCGTCGTCATCGAGGTCGTTCCCGAACCGTCCCTCGTCCCCTCGGCCGGTCCCGACCGCCGGGTGGACGCAGGGCACCTCGTCACGTTCGACGCGGCGGCAAGCCGCGCGATCCACACGTCGATCTCGACCTACGCCTGGGACTGGGGCGACGGCACGGCGGGCTCGACGACCCGTCTCGCGAAGCACGCCTTCGCCGCGCCCGGCGTCTACACCGTGACCCTCACGATCGCGGACGCCTCGGGAAGGACCGCCACGGACGCCGCCGTCGTGACGGTGACGCCCCGCCACGGTCTCGCCCTCGAGAGTCCCGTCCTGTCCGGGCCCGGGCGCCTCGCCGCGACCCCGGGCGTCGCGACGAGCGTCCCGGTCGTCGTGACCGCGACGGGCGAAACCGGCGACAACGTCACCCTCGCGCTCGTGGGCTTGCCCTCGGGATGGACCGGGGTCCTCTCGTCGACCCAGGTCGGACTCGAAGCGGGAGGATCCTGGCAGCTCCAGGCAACGATCGCGCCGCCCTCGAATCCGCTCCTCGCGGCGAGCGCGAACCCGCGCGTCGTCGCCCTGAGCGAGAACGGCGTGACCGTCGCCGTGCTCACGATCGCGATCGACACCCCGCTCACCGTCTCGTTCTTCCTGGATTCGGAACGCGTCCGCCCCCTCGACGACGTCCATCTGCGCGCGGTCGCGCGGTGGGCCGACGGCTCGATCGCGAAAAACGTGCAGGTCGCGGGCTCCGTCCGGTGGGAAGGATTGCCCGCAAGAAGCCTCCCGTTCTCGCAAGCCACGGGCGCCGACGGGACCGCGACCATCCGCCTACCCGGGTCGCTCGTCGAGACGGGCCTCGCGAGGGCGCACGGCCCCGGCCACCACGCGGTCGCGGTCGCGGCCCATCTCGGGGCGCGCTCGCTCGCAAGCGCCCTGTCGTTCGTCGTGGAGGCCTGA